One window from the genome of Salvelinus fontinalis isolate EN_2023a chromosome 3, ASM2944872v1, whole genome shotgun sequence encodes:
- the LOC129842733 gene encoding uncharacterized protein LOC129842733 produces MRCIYYDVEMSIYSPYSDPVSVTLLDLPQPRLTVSSTVIRERDSVQLSCDAPPSVSVSQCYFYTEGRDPKPSPCTRSLTGTELLSWAGERLSAEVKLRCFYTVETHYPSTHSHPAPITILGKLQKPDISVNDESSHDITIICVLPESVSDGHSCNLYTGDQPQAYKEAWVGRFNATLSKLFCTFRVTKNDLFRHLQLERDVSCDYRVNTGSHSLSPRSDKYIITGQKPNITVSLKENLIITCLIPGSVSNDTTCNLYVGEQSKRLFRAHVWKKKHTDSKCWFCQFSVDENDLIRSLQSVRSKEVSCDYSVSSGPNSLSPRSDGYSFTGESLSIR; encoded by the exons ATGAGATGTATCTACTATGATGTAGAGATGTCTATCTACTCTCCTTACAGTGACCCTGTCTCAGTCACTCTCCTGG ACCTCCCTCAGCCCAGGCTGACAGTGAGTTCTAcagtcatcagagagagagactcagttcAGCTGAGCTGTGACGctcctccatctgtctctgtgtctcagtgTTACTTCTACACAGAGGGGAGAGATCCTAAACCCTCACCCTGTACGAGGTCACTCACGGGGACTGAGCTGCTCTCGTGGGCAGGTGAACGTTTATCTGCTGAGGTCAAACTGAGATGTTTTTACACAGTAGAGACTCACTATCCATCAACGCACAGTCATCCTGCGCCTATCACTATTCTTG GTAAACTGCAGAAACCAGACATTAGTGTCAATGACGAATCTTCTCATGACATCACCATTATTTGTGTACTTCCTGAGTCTGTCAGTGATGGTCATAGCTGTAACCTGTACACTGGAGACCAGCCTCAGGCCTACAAAGAGGCTTGGGTCGGGAGATTTAACGCAACATTATCCAAACTATTCTGTACCTTCCGTGTCACTAAGAATGATCTGTTCAGGCATCTGCAGTTGGAGAGAGATGTGAGCTGTGACTATAGAGTGAACACAGGATCACACTCTCTGTCTCCCCGCAGTGATAAATACATTATTACAG GTCAGAAACCAAATATTACAGTTAGTCTGAAAGAGAACCTCATCATCACCTGTTTAATTCCTGGCTCTGTCAGTAATGACACCACCTGTAACCTGTATGTTGGAGAGCAGAGTAAGCGTCTTTTTAGAGCACACGTCTGGAAGAAGAAACACACAGATTCCAAATGCTGGTTCTGTCAATTCTCTGTGGACGAGAATGATCTTATTAGAAGTCTACAGTCAGTGAGGAGTAAGGAGGTGAGCTGTGACTACAGCGTGAGCTCAGGACCAAACTCTCTCTCACCACGCAGTGATGGGTACAGCTTTACAGGTGAGTCATTATCTATAAGGTAA